Proteins found in one Amycolatopsis aidingensis genomic segment:
- a CDS encoding LLM class flavin-dependent oxidoreductase: protein MRYLLQLHGNLPIEAYPKLAGRAEELGFEDITVHDVLLRRPVWPVLCDLARATSRLQLGPNVTHPYLTHPAQLAANLAHLDELSGGRAVLGIGRGSMYELLGMRNPATLAGVREAIDVIRALVSGDGAGYQGKTFSLDGAARLRFGTGRRIPVYLGALGPKGAELAGAHCDGLRVAAQWDPAYAGMLAEHVAAGAKQAGRDPAEVDFVVENWTFVHPDREYARRGARGVLATFLPHLGPLLDFHQVPKAEVEAARAAVREGATERLGEISDRTVDLFMAAGDAEDLATGLDRLAEAGFGAVSFSGELGPDTGTALELIGGVLNSRHE from the coding sequence ATGCGTTACCTCCTGCAACTGCACGGGAATCTGCCGATCGAGGCCTACCCCAAGCTGGCCGGCAGGGCCGAGGAGCTGGGCTTCGAGGACATCACGGTGCACGACGTGCTGCTGCGCAGGCCGGTGTGGCCGGTGCTGTGCGACCTGGCCCGCGCCACCTCGCGGCTGCAGCTCGGGCCGAACGTCACGCACCCCTATCTCACCCATCCGGCGCAGCTCGCGGCGAACCTGGCCCATCTGGACGAACTCTCCGGCGGGCGGGCCGTGCTCGGGATCGGGCGTGGCTCGATGTACGAGCTGCTCGGTATGCGTAACCCGGCGACACTGGCCGGGGTGCGTGAGGCGATCGACGTGATCCGGGCGCTGGTCAGCGGGGACGGCGCAGGCTACCAGGGAAAGACCTTCAGCCTGGACGGCGCGGCGCGGTTGCGGTTCGGCACCGGTCGCCGGATCCCGGTGTACCTCGGCGCCCTCGGCCCCAAGGGCGCCGAACTCGCCGGGGCGCACTGTGACGGCCTGCGGGTCGCGGCGCAGTGGGATCCGGCCTACGCCGGCATGCTGGCCGAGCATGTCGCGGCCGGTGCGAAGCAGGCGGGCCGCGATCCCGCCGAGGTCGACTTCGTCGTGGAGAACTGGACCTTCGTACACCCGGACCGGGAGTACGCCCGCCGGGGCGCCCGGGGTGTGCTGGCCACGTTCCTGCCGCATCTCGGCCCGTTGCTGGACTTCCACCAGGTGCCGAAGGCCGAGGTGGAGGCGGCGCGGGCGGCCGTGCGGGAGGGGGCGACCGAACGGCTTGGCGAGATCAGCGACCGCACCGTCGACCTGTTCATGGCGGCCGGGGACGCCGAAGACCTGGCCACGGGCCTGGATCGGCTGGCCGAGGCCGGTTTCGGCGCGGTGTCCTTCTCCGGCGAGCTCGGTCCGGACACCGGAACCGCGCTGGAGCTCATCGGCGGGGTGCTGAACTCGCGGCACGAGTGA
- a CDS encoding DUF222 domain-containing protein, with amino-acid sequence MNEPNLNTDIPGWTTDEFLDTPTDDLSEQEALAFLHGITRMQAMLDGARLNAIHRFATLRAGDPRVPGFLAAELKMTRAKAGGDLALAHTLHTRLPRTRQALATGNLDLARARQIDRATTPLTDEQARHVDERILPQACDQNPRQLYDLLRRTIIEADPDGARKRTEARREQRGVNLQPDKGEMWWLHAYLPAEDAIAIDSLIDFVGQQTRTPGDRRTWNQCRADALRDLIIGTHRDRVQTRSYLTDNATDVLGLDDLPRRSTRLRPPARRPHPRTHRRAPNRLARRPHRPA; translated from the coding sequence GTGAACGAACCCAACCTCAACACCGACATCCCAGGGTGGACGACGGACGAGTTCCTCGACACCCCCACCGACGACCTCAGCGAACAGGAGGCACTCGCCTTCCTCCACGGCATCACCCGCATGCAAGCCATGCTCGACGGCGCCCGCCTCAACGCGATCCACCGCTTCGCCACCCTGCGCGCCGGCGACCCACGGGTACCGGGATTCCTCGCGGCAGAGCTGAAGATGACCCGAGCCAAAGCAGGTGGCGACCTAGCGCTGGCCCACACTCTGCACACCCGACTGCCCCGAACCCGGCAGGCTCTGGCCACCGGCAACCTCGATCTCGCCCGCGCCCGGCAAATCGACCGCGCCACCACACCACTTACCGACGAGCAGGCCCGCCACGTCGACGAACGTATCCTCCCGCAGGCCTGCGACCAGAACCCGCGCCAGCTCTACGACCTACTCCGCAGAACCATCATCGAAGCCGACCCCGACGGTGCCCGGAAGCGTACCGAAGCCCGCCGGGAACAACGCGGGGTCAACCTCCAACCAGACAAAGGCGAGATGTGGTGGCTACACGCCTACCTTCCCGCCGAAGACGCCATCGCCATCGACAGCCTGATCGACTTCGTTGGCCAGCAAACCCGAACACCCGGCGACCGACGCACCTGGAACCAATGCCGCGCCGACGCCCTACGCGACCTCATCATCGGCACCCACCGCGACCGCGTCCAGACCCGTAGCTACCTCACCGACAACGCCACCGACGTCCTCGGCCTGGACGACCTCCCCCGGCGATCCACCCGGCTACGGCCCCCTGCCCGCCGACCACATCCGCGAACTCACCGACGCGCGCCAAACCGTCTGGCCCGGCGTCCACACCGACCGGCCTGA
- a CDS encoding NAD(P)/FAD-dependent oxidoreductase, whose product MTDSAERIVIVGAGVAGLRAAERLRELGFDGEVVIIGDERRRPYHRPAASKQLLGGTARESDLALRTYIDLDARWRLGTMATRLDTTHRLVHLPGGEELRYDGLVIATGVVPKHLAGAPRHDPRVRVLRTVEDAVAVRRALAGNSKPAVVLGSGLIGCEFAATMRHLGRDVTIVGRSSTPLDRLGTAVGSAVTRLHRQHRAGLALGTSVRHWINLKDGIGLHLANSRLLVASCVVLAIGSVPATDWMRGSGLVLEDGVLCEATLFAAGVNDVVAAGDVARWPNLRFDEVPRRVEHWINAVEMGRAAAENLLAGQQSARPFTPIPRAWSGQYEVRLQTVGLPALGTDTVRLAEGVTGYVRSGKLVGACTWDRPKAMLHWAEELERQLPVPEPARPSRHAREPEITPLATVPTVPARTTTPPLGDLWLSGA is encoded by the coding sequence ATGACCGACAGCGCGGAACGGATCGTGATCGTCGGCGCGGGCGTGGCCGGGCTGCGCGCCGCCGAAAGACTCCGTGAGCTGGGCTTCGACGGGGAAGTGGTGATCATCGGCGACGAACGCCGCCGGCCGTACCACCGCCCCGCGGCGTCCAAGCAGCTGCTCGGTGGCACCGCAAGGGAGTCGGACCTGGCCTTGCGGACATATATCGACCTCGACGCGCGGTGGCGGCTCGGCACGATGGCCACCCGGCTGGACACCACCCACCGACTCGTGCATCTGCCGGGTGGTGAGGAGCTGCGCTACGACGGGCTGGTCATCGCGACCGGGGTGGTGCCGAAGCACCTCGCCGGTGCTCCCCGGCACGATCCGCGGGTACGGGTGCTGCGGACGGTCGAGGACGCGGTCGCGGTGCGGCGGGCGCTGGCGGGCAACAGCAAACCCGCCGTGGTGCTCGGCAGCGGGCTGATCGGCTGCGAGTTCGCGGCCACGATGCGCCACCTCGGCAGGGACGTGACGATCGTGGGCCGCTCCTCCACCCCGCTGGACCGGCTGGGCACCGCGGTCGGCTCCGCGGTGACCAGGCTGCATCGCCAGCACCGGGCCGGGCTCGCCCTTGGCACCTCGGTGCGGCACTGGATCAACCTGAAGGACGGCATCGGGCTGCACCTGGCCAACAGCAGGTTGCTGGTCGCCAGCTGCGTGGTACTCGCGATCGGCAGCGTGCCGGCCACCGACTGGATGCGTGGCTCGGGCCTGGTACTCGAGGATGGCGTGCTGTGCGAGGCGACCCTGTTCGCCGCGGGGGTGAACGACGTGGTCGCGGCCGGGGATGTGGCCCGCTGGCCGAACCTGCGCTTCGACGAGGTGCCGCGGCGGGTGGAGCACTGGATCAACGCCGTGGAGATGGGCCGCGCGGCCGCGGAGAACCTGCTGGCAGGACAGCAGAGCGCGCGGCCATTCACGCCGATACCACGGGCCTGGTCCGGGCAGTACGAGGTACGGCTGCAGACGGTGGGGCTGCCGGCGCTCGGCACAGACACGGTGCGCCTGGCCGAAGGGGTGACCGGATACGTCCGCTCCGGCAAGCTGGTCGGCGCCTGCACCTGGGACCGGCCGAAGGCGATGCTGCACTGGGCCGAGGAGCTGGAACGCCAGCTGCCGGTGCCGGAGCCCGCCCGGCCGAGCCGGCACGCCCGCGAGCCGGAGATCACCCCGCTGGCCACGGTGCCGACGGTCCCGGCGCGGACCACGACTCCGCCGCTGGGCGACCTGTGGTTGTCCGGTGCCTAG
- a CDS encoding anti-sigma factor family protein produces MAGTSHADIAAYVLGVLDQPDHVAFEAHLMECERCQDELLELQDVPCLLDEVKQSWPTTPKAPAPRSPDDWTPETSGHVSLF; encoded by the coding sequence ATGGCCGGGACCAGCCACGCTGACATCGCCGCTTACGTGCTCGGAGTGCTCGATCAGCCGGACCATGTGGCGTTCGAGGCACACCTGATGGAGTGCGAGCGCTGCCAGGACGAGCTGCTCGAGCTGCAGGACGTGCCCTGTCTGCTGGACGAGGTCAAGCAGTCTTGGCCGACCACGCCGAAGGCGCCCGCGCCCCGCTCGCCGGACGACTGGACCCCGGAGACCAGCGGGCACGTGTCCCTGTTCTGA
- a CDS encoding carbohydrate kinase family protein, translated as MTTRVAVVGYASVDHAMATEEFRGARGTTLIRERLSDPWPDIGGIAYAARGLAEAGLDVSAVTWVGADALGQEYTERLASAGVNTAGVVAAGERTPSCYLFYGPEGDTVVVYDPGDRMPTGLTEVQREVLAGCDWVCLLVGPRSATIDVLRMLRPEQRLAWGVKGDPDAYTAALVHRLLFRLSVLTFSARERVFLERMLTPRTLRDRTPAEALLVETNGAAGIRFWHGAHRGALSVTPIDAVDTTGAGDVLFAATVASMIEQPEDGERAVRHGVDAATGLLRGRLPATLRIRTE; from the coding sequence GTGACGACACGAGTCGCGGTAGTGGGGTACGCCAGCGTGGACCACGCGATGGCGACCGAGGAGTTCCGCGGGGCGCGCGGCACCACTCTGATCAGGGAACGGTTGTCCGACCCGTGGCCGGACATCGGCGGGATCGCCTACGCCGCGCGCGGCCTGGCCGAGGCCGGCCTCGACGTCAGCGCGGTGACCTGGGTCGGCGCGGACGCCCTGGGCCAGGAGTACACCGAGCGGCTGGCCTCCGCCGGGGTGAACACCGCCGGAGTGGTGGCGGCCGGGGAACGCACCCCGTCCTGCTACCTGTTCTACGGTCCCGAAGGCGACACGGTGGTGGTCTACGACCCCGGGGACCGGATGCCGACCGGCCTCACCGAGGTACAGCGGGAGGTCCTGGCAGGCTGCGACTGGGTGTGCCTGCTGGTCGGCCCGCGCTCGGCCACCATCGACGTACTTCGAATGCTACGCCCCGAGCAGCGGCTCGCCTGGGGAGTCAAGGGTGATCCGGACGCCTACACCGCCGCGCTGGTGCATCGCCTGCTGTTCCGGCTCAGCGTGCTCACCTTCAGCGCGCGGGAGCGGGTTTTCCTGGAGCGGATGCTGACCCCGCGCACACTGCGCGACCGGACGCCGGCCGAGGCGCTGCTGGTGGAGACCAACGGCGCGGCCGGAATCCGGTTCTGGCACGGTGCGCACCGGGGCGCGCTGTCAGTCACCCCGATCGACGCGGTGGACACCACCGGCGCCGGCGACGTGCTGTTCGCGGCGACGGTGGCCAGCATGATCGAACAGCCGGAGGACGGCGAGCGGGCCGTGCGCCACGGGGTGGACGCGGCCACTGGGCTGCTGCGCGGCCGCCTGCCGGCCACCCTGCGGATCCGGACGGAGTAG
- a CDS encoding nucleoside phosphorylase, translating to MTGRAWFLRCGPEDVGERAVLVGDRGRVTAVAELLAEPRLLNTDRGLTTVTGRYAGQRVTVTAFGMGAPAAVLVLEELAALGVRTFLRLGTALAVGGTRLGDLVLAEGGIRNESTSACYAPAGFPAVPDAGLYAATRQRLSAASHSWVSGLFASQDGFYTEMVAASPERAAAVSAHLAELARYRVRAVDMETSAVLVAARVLGARAASLCLASVTAADQRRMADASRGRAELDLMRTGLDALTGDPG from the coding sequence GTGACCGGTAGGGCCTGGTTCCTCCGGTGCGGCCCGGAGGACGTCGGCGAGCGCGCCGTGCTGGTGGGCGACCGCGGCCGGGTCACCGCGGTCGCCGAACTGCTCGCCGAACCGCGCCTGCTGAACACCGACCGCGGGCTGACCACGGTGACCGGCCGGTACGCCGGGCAACGGGTCACCGTGACCGCATTCGGGATGGGCGCACCGGCGGCCGTGCTCGTGCTGGAGGAGCTTGCCGCGCTCGGCGTGCGCACGTTCCTCCGGCTGGGCACCGCGCTGGCGGTCGGCGGCACCCGGCTCGGCGACCTGGTGCTGGCCGAGGGCGGGATACGCAACGAGTCCACCTCGGCCTGCTACGCCCCGGCCGGCTTCCCCGCGGTCCCGGACGCCGGGCTGTACGCGGCGACGCGGCAGCGGCTGAGTGCCGCGTCGCACTCCTGGGTGTCCGGACTGTTCGCCTCCCAGGACGGCTTCTACACCGAGATGGTCGCCGCCAGCCCGGAACGCGCGGCCGCGGTATCGGCGCACCTGGCGGAGCTGGCCCGGTACCGGGTCCGCGCGGTGGACATGGAGACCTCGGCCGTACTGGTCGCCGCGCGGGTGCTCGGAGCGCGGGCCGCCTCGCTGTGCCTGGCCAGCGTGACCGCCGCCGACCAGCGTCGGATGGCCGACGCTAGTCGGGGCCGGGCGGAACTCGACCTGATGCGCACCGGGCTGGACGCGCTGACCGGCGACCCCGGCTGA
- a CDS encoding DUF305 domain-containing protein, protein MRSVLFVLVAAAMVVLTGCGNAPTDAPTATPPGSTAPTGAPPPPAEPASARFNDADVQFLQMMIPHHQQGLDIVRQAKQRAGSAEVRQLASAVEATQQYEVETMTTWLRGWNQPITADHSAPSGHSAPSESAEHAEHSEHADIHTTDPEVIEELARTADEDFDSTFLNVFTGHQHNAVAMARKEADEGENPEAKNLAERIVQSRTAQIEQMLKILGG, encoded by the coding sequence ATGCGCTCTGTCCTGTTCGTCCTCGTCGCCGCGGCCATGGTGGTACTCACCGGCTGCGGCAATGCGCCCACTGACGCCCCCACTGCGACGCCTCCGGGGAGCACGGCACCCACCGGGGCACCGCCTCCACCGGCCGAGCCGGCCTCGGCGCGGTTCAACGACGCCGACGTGCAGTTCCTGCAGATGATGATCCCGCATCATCAGCAAGGCTTGGACATAGTGCGCCAGGCCAAGCAGCGTGCGGGCAGCGCCGAGGTGCGCCAGCTCGCGAGCGCCGTCGAGGCGACCCAGCAGTACGAGGTCGAGACCATGACCACCTGGCTGCGCGGCTGGAACCAGCCGATCACCGCCGACCATTCCGCACCCTCCGGCCACTCTGCGCCCTCGGAGTCCGCTGAGCACGCGGAACACTCCGAGCACGCAGATATCCACACCACAGACCCCGAGGTCATCGAGGAGTTGGCCCGGACGGCGGACGAGGACTTCGACTCGACCTTCCTGAACGTGTTCACCGGTCATCAGCACAACGCCGTGGCCATGGCTCGAAAAGAGGCCGACGAGGGCGAGAACCCGGAAGCCAAGAACCTCGCCGAACGCATCGTGCAGTCCCGTACGGCGCAGATCGAGCAGATGCTGAAGATCCTCGGCGGTTAG
- a CDS encoding VOC family protein: protein MVQKIARLGVRQVDLADWRWLLGALRARFETSSFAAGFAFVAALGQLSDTVGHHPDVDLRAGHVQLVLRSPDVDGVTERDVQLAERISALASEHGLTPRPEQVRVLELALDTPASEMVLPFWAAILDGDGDDAGGDVIDPAGELPPLWFQVTDSTAPDRQRFHLDVTVPPEAADRRIAAAVAAGGTVVDDRRAPAFIVLADPDGNKVCICTALGRDAPESTP from the coding sequence ATGGTGCAGAAGATCGCTCGTCTCGGTGTCCGGCAGGTCGATCTGGCGGATTGGCGGTGGTTGCTGGGAGCGCTGCGTGCTCGGTTCGAGACCAGTTCGTTCGCAGCAGGGTTCGCGTTCGTTGCGGCACTGGGGCAACTTTCCGACACGGTCGGCCATCATCCCGATGTCGATCTGCGCGCAGGACATGTCCAGCTCGTGTTGCGCAGTCCTGACGTTGACGGGGTCACCGAACGGGACGTCCAGCTAGCCGAACGGATCAGCGCGCTCGCATCCGAGCACGGGCTCACTCCGCGCCCAGAGCAGGTACGGGTGCTGGAACTGGCCCTGGACACACCTGCATCGGAAATGGTGTTGCCGTTTTGGGCGGCCATTCTTGACGGTGATGGTGACGACGCGGGCGGCGACGTCATCGACCCGGCGGGGGAACTCCCACCATTGTGGTTTCAGGTCACCGACTCGACCGCGCCTGATCGGCAGCGCTTCCACCTTGACGTCACGGTCCCACCGGAAGCCGCCGATCGGCGCATCGCCGCAGCGGTCGCCGCAGGCGGGACCGTCGTCGACGACCGCCGTGCCCCAGCGTTCATCGTGCTGGCCGACCCGGACGGCAACAAGGTCTGCATCTGCACCGCGCTGGGGCGGGACGCCCCAGAATCAACACCATAA
- a CDS encoding NAD/NADP-dependent octopine/nopaline dehydrogenase family protein, producing MIVAVLGGGNGSHATAVDLTLRGHEVRWWRRRAPLPPGGSVRYVAGETSGEVTVALVTHDLSAAVAGCDLVVAPVPASAQPELLDALAPVLEPGQAVAFTPGTLGTWFGARLRPDVAFLETGTLPYLARVTAPGEVSIPVTASRLPVGSIPGTGPLADQAYARFAAAFPMAVRVRDGLDAALANWGPVIHPPLIVHNLGAIESFGDRFDIHADGTSPSVLATTRALDTERIALRERLGFGEPHWPLLDYHLGKDTSMYPPDAKARLLASNLWRESVHIEHRYVHEDIRCGLVLNVELARLAGVPAPTGAAILALMGTALGEDLVASGRGPDLLGTRDLDELRRVARAGMATSER from the coding sequence GTGATCGTGGCCGTACTGGGCGGCGGGAACGGCTCCCATGCCACCGCCGTCGATCTGACCCTCCGTGGGCACGAGGTCCGCTGGTGGCGCAGGCGGGCCCCGTTGCCACCGGGCGGGAGCGTGCGGTACGTGGCAGGGGAGACCAGCGGCGAGGTCACGGTCGCACTGGTGACCCACGACCTGAGCGCCGCGGTCGCGGGCTGTGACCTCGTGGTCGCGCCCGTGCCCGCCTCGGCGCAACCCGAGTTGCTGGACGCACTGGCCCCCGTGCTCGAGCCCGGGCAGGCGGTGGCCTTCACCCCGGGTACCCTCGGCACCTGGTTCGGCGCACGGCTGCGGCCCGATGTGGCCTTTCTGGAGACCGGAACCCTGCCGTACCTTGCGCGCGTCACGGCGCCGGGCGAGGTCAGCATCCCGGTCACGGCCAGCCGGTTGCCGGTCGGCTCGATTCCCGGCACCGGCCCGCTCGCAGACCAGGCATATGCCCGCTTCGCCGCCGCTTTTCCGATGGCTGTGCGGGTACGCGACGGGCTGGATGCTGCCCTCGCCAACTGGGGTCCGGTCATCCATCCCCCGCTCATCGTGCACAACCTGGGGGCGATCGAATCCTTCGGCGACCGTTTCGACATCCACGCCGACGGCACCTCGCCCTCCGTGCTGGCCACGACCCGGGCCCTGGACACCGAGCGCATCGCCCTGCGCGAGCGGCTGGGGTTCGGCGAGCCGCACTGGCCGTTGCTGGACTACCACCTCGGCAAGGACACTTCGATGTACCCGCCGGACGCCAAGGCGCGGCTGCTGGCCTCCAACCTGTGGCGTGAGTCCGTGCACATCGAACACCGCTACGTACATGAGGACATCCGGTGCGGGCTGGTGCTGAACGTGGAACTCGCGCGGCTGGCTGGCGTCCCGGCACCGACCGGTGCCGCGATCCTGGCGCTGATGGGCACCGCGCTCGGCGAGGACCTGGTCGCCTCGGGGCGCGGCCCGGACCTGCTTGGTACCCGCGATCTGGACGAACTGCGCCGCGTCGCTCGCGCGGGCATGGCGACCAGCGAAAGGTGA
- a CDS encoding lytic polysaccharide monooxygenase translates to MNLKKKLAVAAAGAGVAPLIVVALPAGVANAHGYVSSPPSRQAQCAQGTVPCGSIKWEPQSVEGPKGLRSCSGGNSRFAELDDDSKGWRATSVGNSVTFKWTFTARHATANYQYFLNGRKIAEFDGNGQQPPPTISHNVNLGGVSGRQKVLAVWNIGDTGNAFYACIDLNVNGGGGDPDPEPTTTTTTPPPTTTTTPPPSSGTWEVGTNYQVGSEVTYNGTTYRCRQAHTAIAGWEPASTPALWQQV, encoded by the coding sequence ATGAACCTGAAGAAGAAGCTCGCGGTGGCCGCTGCCGGCGCGGGCGTCGCCCCGCTGATCGTGGTCGCGCTACCCGCGGGCGTGGCCAACGCGCACGGCTACGTGTCCTCGCCGCCGAGCAGGCAGGCACAGTGCGCACAGGGCACCGTGCCCTGTGGCTCGATCAAGTGGGAGCCGCAGAGCGTCGAGGGTCCCAAGGGCCTGCGTAGCTGCAGCGGTGGCAACTCCCGGTTCGCCGAGCTGGACGACGACAGCAAGGGCTGGCGCGCGACCTCGGTCGGCAACTCGGTAACGTTCAAGTGGACGTTCACCGCGCGGCATGCCACCGCCAACTACCAGTACTTCCTGAACGGCCGCAAGATCGCCGAGTTCGACGGAAACGGCCAGCAGCCGCCCCCCACCATCTCGCACAACGTCAACCTCGGCGGGGTGAGCGGTCGGCAGAAGGTGCTCGCGGTGTGGAACATCGGTGACACCGGCAACGCCTTCTACGCCTGCATCGACCTCAACGTCAACGGCGGCGGTGGCGACCCGGACCCGGAGCCGACCACCACGACCACGACCCCGCCGCCCACCACGACCACCACTCCTCCGCCCAGCAGCGGCACCTGGGAGGTCGGCACGAACTACCAGGTGGGTAGTGAGGTGACCTACAACGGCACCACCTACCGTTGCCGCCAGGCACACACCGCCATCGCAGGCTGGGAGCCCGCCAGCACCCCCGCCCTGTGGCAACAGGTCTGA
- a CDS encoding sigma-70 family RNA polymerase sigma factor codes for MFPVAHPSRTLNPVVRQYASAAGSDDLVRTLYQEFGRQLMAYTLKLTGQDRHWAEDVVQETLIRAWRNAHKLDRRPDTLLAWLYTVARRIVIDGWRSRKARPQEVEEVDADSVGVPDESDRTLAALVVYEALSTLSPEQRDAVLQTYIRDRTVNEAAVSLGVPPGTVKSRIYHAVRALRRALRDRGEREDGRDQPR; via the coding sequence ATGTTCCCCGTGGCCCACCCAAGCCGGACACTCAACCCCGTGGTCCGTCAGTACGCCAGCGCGGCTGGCTCGGACGACCTCGTGCGGACCTTGTATCAGGAATTCGGCAGGCAGTTGATGGCGTATACGCTCAAACTGACTGGTCAGGACCGGCATTGGGCCGAAGACGTCGTGCAGGAGACGCTGATCAGGGCCTGGCGCAACGCGCACAAGCTCGATCGCAGACCTGACACGTTGCTGGCCTGGTTGTATACGGTGGCGAGACGCATCGTCATCGATGGCTGGCGAAGTCGAAAGGCCCGGCCGCAAGAGGTCGAGGAGGTCGATGCGGATTCGGTCGGGGTTCCCGACGAATCAGACAGAACACTGGCCGCACTCGTGGTGTACGAGGCGCTCAGTACCCTTTCACCGGAGCAACGTGATGCCGTATTGCAGACATACATCCGTGATCGAACCGTGAACGAGGCGGCGGTGTCTCTCGGCGTTCCGCCGGGTACGGTCAAATCGAGAATCTACCACGCCGTTCGTGCGCTACGTCGTGCGTTGCGAGATCGGGGGGAACGCGAGGATGGCCGGGACCAGCCACGCTGA
- a CDS encoding DUF6218 family protein — protein sequence MSRHADGTRRLRKLDMAATTTEPEHGFVNVATHVGAPGSAVLALGADDDGDAVALWHVSPQGTRTGAWVFSQDEAFASKDTARQLVGLLERRALTARRPEDVNDVVQRLVATADLATEPWWERQIFSPMQAFGEIMTRRSVYESTVSAVRDGGRSAAPLEWTQDFAASSVPEEFEGIRRLSRTGRTAGTAVVAEALVVCRVLYWLVQVWSETEQVKNRRTYVRDAHGKAEALPPSWLAAVRTAGANRLPL from the coding sequence GTGTCACGACATGCTGATGGAACGCGCCGACTGAGAAAGCTGGATATGGCTGCTACTACTACCGAACCAGAGCACGGCTTCGTCAACGTTGCGACCCACGTCGGAGCACCCGGCAGCGCCGTGCTGGCATTGGGTGCGGACGACGATGGCGACGCTGTGGCGTTATGGCATGTCAGCCCGCAGGGCACCAGAACCGGGGCCTGGGTGTTCTCCCAAGATGAGGCATTCGCGTCGAAAGATACCGCGCGACAACTCGTTGGCCTGCTCGAACGGCGCGCGCTCACCGCGCGACGGCCAGAGGATGTGAACGACGTCGTGCAACGTCTGGTCGCCACCGCCGACCTGGCCACCGAGCCGTGGTGGGAGCGCCAAATCTTCTCACCGATGCAGGCCTTCGGGGAGATCATGACACGTCGATCGGTTTACGAATCGACCGTGTCGGCGGTCAGGGACGGCGGGCGAAGCGCGGCACCCCTGGAATGGACACAGGACTTCGCCGCGAGCTCGGTGCCCGAAGAATTCGAGGGTATCCGTCGCTTGTCCAGGACCGGGAGGACAGCAGGCACCGCCGTGGTCGCGGAGGCACTCGTGGTCTGCCGGGTGCTGTACTGGCTGGTTCAGGTCTGGAGTGAGACCGAGCAGGTCAAGAACCGCAGGACCTACGTGCGGGATGCTCACGGCAAAGCCGAGGCGCTCCCACCGTCCTGGCTGGCCGCGGTGCGGACGGCGGGCGCGAACAGGCTGCCGTTGTGA
- a CDS encoding cysteine hydrolase family protein, with protein sequence MLVDVLEAFFTPGKPAYYPESAEVLDPLRGLLARARERGRLVVHAVERHYPGLADFEHKKLPRHCEIGDDQARYVEGFEPAGLPDEIEVPKRRYSAFYATDLDLLLREQRISRVVVAGVKTNVCVRATVQDAFAAGYEVQLPREATNSNRPHLAEASLEDIDRYFGRVVSLEQAWESL encoded by the coding sequence ATCCTCGTGGACGTGCTCGAGGCGTTCTTCACCCCTGGCAAACCCGCCTACTACCCCGAGTCGGCCGAGGTACTCGACCCGCTGCGCGGGCTGCTGGCCAGGGCGCGGGAGCGGGGGCGGCTGGTGGTGCACGCGGTGGAGCGGCACTATCCAGGGCTGGCGGACTTCGAGCACAAGAAGCTCCCGCGGCACTGCGAGATCGGCGACGACCAGGCCCGCTACGTCGAGGGGTTCGAGCCTGCCGGGCTACCGGACGAGATCGAGGTGCCCAAGCGGCGCTACTCCGCCTTCTACGCCACCGACCTGGACCTGCTGCTACGCGAGCAGCGGATATCCAGGGTGGTGGTCGCGGGTGTGAAGACGAACGTCTGCGTCCGCGCCACCGTGCAGGACGCGTTCGCCGCGGGCTACGAGGTGCAGCTGCCGAGGGAGGCGACGAACTCCAACCGTCCGCACCTCGCCGAGGCCAGCCTGGAAGACATCGACCGGTACTTCGGCAGGGTCGTCTCACTCGAACAAGCATGGGAAAGCCTGTGA